Genomic DNA from Enoplosus armatus isolate fEnoArm2 chromosome 7, fEnoArm2.hap1, whole genome shotgun sequence:
cacatcattGTAGACGTCAAAAAAGTGTCATAGAGGATTTAATAGCGTCTTAATGGCGGCTGTCTGTCCTGTGGAGTTACAGTACAGATGTTCACAATAAACACCTGTACTTAATAAACATTAAGAGTTAAATAGATGGAGCGTTAAGATACACTGATGCAGTCAATGTACTGCATGAGGACTTTAACTGTTGGCCTCTTATGTGTATACAGACTCAACAATACTTAGATACTTAGAGATGACTCAAAACACAGTTTTAGTACTAATATAATACTAATATATTAGCTTAACTTctccaggaaaaaaacattgcagaATAGCATAGTTTTGGTGAGAAATAAATTCCTAAGCACAGACGGGCTGTTACcctaaaaaataagaaatgggtttatgaaataattataaaatgttCAACAGCTGCacacgttttttgtttttttgcaggaaATAGAGGAAGTATTAAAACAAATTCTTTCTAATACTGCACGGAAGTTGATAATACATTATGTCACCTGATTTTCAGTCACTTATTGGATTTCAGTTATCAAAGATGCTACAGTACCAGTACACGGCTACATTGCAAAAATGAATATTCTCAAATGGcttaaaacatactgtagtgtGGTTCGGTTTGGGGTGAATTTCTGTTGACTATTAAATCTTAATCTTTCACACTTTGCTGATGTAGCTCAATACAAGCCTTCTTATTATTGATTAAACGTCTcattatgtacatgtgatttctgcAAAATCTTTGGCTCATTCGGTCCACACAAGGTTATGATTAGTTGCTGAGCCTCGACTATTGCTAGATTAAGCAGGACACACTTGACTGAACACAAATGTACTTTCACTTCTTTTCTTATCAGTACTTCCTTCTTCACTAGTTCAGTTTCACAAGTCGCAACTCAATcactcacaaaacacatttttttctgttaaatacCAGACGCAGCTACTTAAAGTGAGTAAGGCTAGTTCTAAGCTTGTGAACCTCTAATACATTGTGCAAAAATAATATTCTGGCTCACCTCTTAGAGGTGCcgaagaacaaaaacaaatggccaaaaaactaaatgtacatCAAGAAGTGTGTGAGAAGTAAAAACTCTTACCTCTACAAGAGGTGAGGTTTGACATTTATCATTACGTGCAATGGAAAAATCTAGCTACAAAACATCCCACACACAGATAGCCGTTTCACAGCTGACTCAATGTGTTATGATTTGATACTAAACCTAAACACATCATAGGTTAACACATTAATTTACTAATTTACAGCTAGTTTCCATAAGGttcaggctctgctgctgctttacgTAGAGCAGCGTCACAGGTAGTCAACCAGTTTCATACAAaccatttgttttgctttgcttttccGTATTTTAGGAATGGCAAAAGTCAGACCAGGCAACCAAGTGTTACCCTTTCTAAAAATGTAGCTGTCAGTGTGGCAGGTGAaattttatcatttttgccGCTTGACAGCTGTTCATTTTCACCCTCTCCCTCATGACTGTATGTTACTGTTTCGCCTCTCGCTCCGCCTACCCTGGCATCACCACCACCTTCCACTTCAAGGCACAGCTTTCTTTCCTGTTGTATACTGAGGATAGGAAGCTGTGAGCTGAAGAATGGACCTCCAGCATCCAGTAATGGAGCTCCTTTTACTTGGCCCTTCAGCTCAGCAGCTGACAGAACTGGAATCAAACTTGAATTCCCTGCATTGCGTCATACCTTCACTTGACCGACCTTTAGGTGGACCATTTCAGATAAACTGGCTCTTTTGGCTCAGCGTCAGGATCAACAGCTAAAACCAGCTCAGACTATCAGGACCCACAAAGTGCATGGCTAGCCATGATATAGTGTAACAACCACTGGAAGCTCCAGCTTTAATCTTCAGTCATTTCTTGGCCTTGCTGTCGGGCTTCTCGTCTGTGCCGCCGTTTGATGAGGTCTGCCTGGCAGTTGCAGGTCGGACCTTGGAAGGGTCAGATGTAGTCTTGGTGCTGTCAGATTGGGCTTTGGCTGTCTCTGGACGTGTTTTGGAGTCTTTCTTTGGCGGTGGAGGCGTTGCCGGCTCCCAGAGGAGGAACTCATGCAGAAGTGTGTTGACAGACTCAGGACACTCCATCATGACCATGTGACTGCCGTCCTCCAGGACCTTGAGAAAGGCCATTAGGAGGATCTGACGAAAagttaaaagcaaaaaaagaagtTAGATTTTGGAATCATGAACAAAACACTGCCACTTTATATTTTGCATCAACTGcacaaacaagctgtaaacacaacactgacatatcaccttttaagttgttatatggtgaacttgttagaaAACATTTGCCTATCTCCACATCCAACAGACATCAGCATTTATTaagagtcgtgtttctggccacctggcgcCCAGTCGCTCTCCTTTTAACTCAGTTTGGTTTCCACcaattcctgagggaaatatctggctctttaacagctgaatgctccactatgttcaccagctagttgctaattTTGGCTGTCTGCTGTTCGGTGCTGGAGCATACACTGGGTTTATCACAGcttgtttgctgaaaacagctgcctgctgcatctgaaTACATTGATGAGAGTGATAAGAGGGATGTAAACAGGccatgaagacaaaaaaaactgatCTAACAGACCCTCTGAGCTGAGGGGAACACAGTAGCACAGTAAGGTGATAATTGTCAATGAAGTTTCACGTTACAcgtagtcatgtgatccagtattaatataaaaatattaattatatcaTAATTGATTTCCTTCCTACCAGAGAGCCGTTTTTCCATTCGTTTGATTATGGTACAAAAACTATGACACACTATGACAGCAGTGTCTTTGAATCCTGGGCTTTGGGGGTTGAAGAGGCCCACTCACCTCTGCCATGCGCTGGTCCTCTTCAACGGGGACAAACTTGTCATGCATGCCGTGAACCAGCAGGATGGGCACTGTGAGTTCAGCATGGTAGATCTCGTCCCCCTCAGGCCAGTACTGCCCACTCATCATGGCGCGCAGCACAAAGGACGACACGTTGAAGGCATTGTTGTCTTTCAGCAGCTGCTTCTCCTTGGCACCCTGCCGGGCAAAGCCTGCCCTGtaggaggcagagcagaggagattTACCTGAGTTACAaatggctttaaaaacaaaaacaggattcTGATGACATTAAACTGTGGGTGAAATGAACATGCACAGTGCCACATGAATTAGCATAAATATCACACTTGACCGTAGCCAGCAacataaatgtttgtgtatCTCAGGTGGAACACTTCTTGTTCATTTGATTAAAGCTGCCAGGTAAATTTGGGAGGTTAAAGATCAGATCTTTGGACTGATGGACAGGACACAGTCATGCTGTCAGCCTCAGACCTCTCCTCGTTAGATGGGCGGTTAAATCTGGTATGTTTATCTTCTAGTAtgctcattgttttttgtttccaccAAATGTGACTATTTATTCTCATCAAACTAGTGAGTTATAAATTGAAAGCTTAATTTAATCTAACTGACCAGATCGTGCACATAAAACAACGTAGCAAATTGTGGACAAatcaaccaaaaacaacacttttgtCTCTGGTactgttgtgctgctgtgtgtcttaCTTGAGAAAGCTCCAGGCTAGCAGAGGGGAGAGGCAGTGAAGCACACAGGTGGGCAGGTTGAAGATGGAGCAGAGGCTGGGCTCCAGAGCTGTGGGACCACCCCCGTTGATCATCACCATCTTGTGAATCTGATCTGGATACTCGTGGGCCAGGAAGGTGCAGAACGACACACTAGGCAAGCGGAATAGAAGGCTGGTTACAGGACAGGCTGGAGGAATCAGGGTCACCATGCTGTTGTGGTAGTTGCCTTTTAGTTAGAATGTACACATCTGGAACGAGTGTTGGGATTGACGATTCTGGCATTTTAGCATGTAAGTATTTGGAGAGTTTAAAGCAAACACTTCAAGAAATCATTAAATCAAAGCACTGTAACACTATAATACTGAACAGCTGCAACAGTCTGTAACACATCTGTCAATTacttttatcacacacacacaaattatcACATTAGTCAATAAAGTCTATACAATGACAGACAAATAGTGAATACCCATCACTATCTCCCAGaattccttgttttgtctgaccaactgtccaaaacctaAAACAACACTATGTCACTTTTGTTAAATTAACCACTAAGACAATGGTAAATGCTAAAAACTAGTGTATCAGTAACACAGCAATGTCtgtctaaagtttgctaacacaagctaacattagccaccataaggtACTGGCTATACCAGACCAAGTACAGTTGaattttattgcttatgaattcaactttccAGTTGTAAGGGGGACATTGcataatttcttcttttaaacCTTAGTCTCACTTTAAGACAGTATATGTATCAtcatataaaactgaaaaaaacagcaaatgcagAAAcacttgagaagctggaaccagcaaatgtttgttatttttagcttattaaatgaatgaaacaattgTCAAAACTGCTGTCAGTCGACTAATTGACTAAAACAAGTAATTGTTTCAACATTGTATGTGAAACTGTACTTGATGTGTGtaataatgtatgtaaatgagaaaCCCTGACATGCTCACATTGCATGTCGGGCTTCTCATACTTAAAATTATGGGCAACAAAACAGATACATATGCAGTTAAGTGTTTGCTTTCTCACTTGAATAGCGTGATATTTTAATGTCCTCCACATATCCTGAAGCCTTCTAAATCCTCTCATTCAATTCGATTGTGTGTTACATGCATATTGTGATCTTGAATTTACCCATAAGAATGTCCTATGAGAATATTCCTCTTGCGTGCATATCTCTTGAAGATAAGTCTCATATCCTCAGCCAGGGCATAGAAAGTGTATGCAGCAGCTATCTGTGGTGCTGAGCTGGCTCCGTGACCTGCCAGGTCTGCAGCGATCACCTCATAGCCCAGCCTGGAAAAGAAGTCCAACTGGCTTCCCCAGATGTCCAGTGAGCCTCCCACTCCGTGGATGAAGAACAGAGCCACGTCTGCGTGTGTTCCTTTACAGGCTGATATCTTTCTTTCACAGTCGATCACCACAGTGCGCTTGGGCTTCCGCCTGCGTTTCCTGGGTTGCTGCGACTGTTCAGTCTGTCCAGCAGCAGGtgcctctcctcctgctcctgtttCAGATGGCCCGTCTTTTCCAGCTGTGATGGACTCAGACCTGGCCTCAGGGATGGTGACGGGCGGTGAGGAGTTACCACAGTCTGTGAGTTCAACCTCCACAATGCTGTTTGGTTCTGTCTCTCCGTTCTGGCAGTTTTTCAGCTCTGCACTCGCCCTGTCCCCCAAGTTCTCAATGAATAGCTGTCCATTACGATATACTGTGATCTTTCGTTTGCAGCTGACACTCCCACCCTGCCCAGTGGGTTCCTCTACCACCGGCCGGTCAGGGATGATATGTCGAACCCGCAGGACGCGGCCTGGTTTCACCTCCACAAACTCGTAGCCATCAGCTGGTTCTGAGGTTTCTACAGGAACCACAACGTTGGCCGACTTTGAGGTCAGGCAGCAGAGAAGACCCTCCATAAAGCTGGTCAGCATGGCTGCCAGTCTGCAGGgaatacattcatttaaaaacacacataaatcagCGCACACTTGCAAACAAGAATGAAACAAGGTTATAATTTATATGCCATAAATTATAAAAGGAACCATGTTTACAAGCAAGTACTCCAAGCTATATAGACTATAAGGATGGTAAAAACTACCAAATATCTTTAAGTGACGTCTAACACTCTATTAACTATATTAATCTACTCTATTTCTGGTTATTATTACTGTAACTTTGATTTGGGTTTGAATACATCAACACCCTCAACCCATTGACATCCTTCAGTGAGGAAGTGTATTTTTTGTCTGTTGGAGCCCCACTTAGATATATCTAAGGTATGTTACTATTGGACAATACTGGCTTatcacaaacataaaaatatcGAGATGTAGTTATTTAATACTTGCGATGTTCGAATGGAATTATATCCAAAGAAATGTGTATATGTTACATGTATTTTAAACGTTAAAGCAAATTCAGATTAATGAGCGAAGACAACTAAGAgaacaataaacattttaaacaaatgaacacTCTGTATACCATGAAGAGTTTGAGAAAGGTCGAgttgaaaaaaacagcaatataTATCATAATTCATATGTGTTTATTAATAGGCATAACTTTGTTGTAAGTCTTTGATAACACAACTGCTGAGATTTGTAACCTGGATCTCTACCTAAGTTGCACATTTATGTCTACAGTACTGTATGCACTTCTGGTAACGATATACTGAGTAAtgttcttttcaaaataatgctCTTACTCCAAAATATCAGTATAAGTATTTGCACAAAATCGTTCTTACATTCATTATCATTCTATCGCTGCATTATATCCTGCCATTTTTAACAAAcatgtaattatttttatttatctttggaACAACTTAAATCTCTACATCAAATGAACATCTGAGAACCTTAAATGCACCATTCAAAGAGGTAAACAAGTCATTGTACCTATACTATCTGGCATCTAATTACAACTCAAACCCTTGAGACTTTCTGACAGACGTAACTGAGCAGCATCTTCCCTCAGCGCAGACTTTGGGGGTATTAATAGACGGGGACAGTAATAGCTCCCTGGGTTAAAGCTGTCCGCCATGTGATCACTCTGCACCGGCACACACTGCCATACTGTCAGTCAGGTCCACAAAACAACCAGCGGTAAATAATGGTACTTTTTTTAGGCACAGTGAGTTTGCTTACTGGAGTTAGATTCTTGTTATTGAGCTCGTATAGAGAACAgacacacttgaacacacatTGAAATGATCTGAGTCATGGCAGTCCGCACATGTTATGATGATGTGGAGAAATGGTAAATGTGCACATCAAAAGCGAAGAATTCAGTAATTACTCCATATTACTGTACAATCACCAACAACAATAAATTAGCTTTTAATGCTGATCATTTTGAAAAGGTGTGAACAATTTACTATGAGACAAGTATATATCCAAAGAATGGATGTGATTATGTATAATGCATATCTCAGTCTCATACACACTACAGGTACAGTACACAGTATGTTAGGTTGCCCGTTGATTATCAACCACGGTAACAGCATAGCAGCCAAACAGGGTCTGCAAGTCTCTCTGCTGGTGGCATTATCCTACCTTCCTGTTGCTCCCCTCCCTGCTAGAGGGGATTATACTCTCCTTAGACAGAGATATATCTCTGTGTAAGTCCACACAACACAATCTGTCCATCTCCTCGCTCGATGAAAACAGTGGCACTGTACGGCAACAGTTTTACCCtctgtgtgatttgttttctaTACTTGCAGCccatcagctgctgcttttcatctgGGGATTATGTACACAATGTAATACAGCATTCCTGCTTTGCTGGCTTTTCTCATACCCTTTCTGCTTATACTTGCACATCCTTTATCCAAACAGCAGTGttgtacagtgctgtgtgtgaACCGACTGGAGGAGGCTGAGCAGGCCATTTTTATATCACCAAGGGTGACACGTCCACTCTAATATTATTCTCACATCACAAAGCATCCATTCTCCAGACACAAGGTGTGACCTATGATATATGCAATTCTTTCTGCTCTGTAAACTCTTTTGTGACAGTCTGTTTCATAGTGTCCATTTACATTCAACACTGACACTAGAATACatgtatattttacatgtatataCCATGGACATACAAAAACCCTTTTCAACCCCTACAGACATAAACACCCCCATTGATCCACCATGCTCCCCTTTTAGATTACTCCCCCCATCCACCTAAGATATTAGAATCAACTTTAAACTGGACTGTTGTGGTGTTGTGTGGTACAGTTCTGTCCTGCCTCTTTTTCATTGCAGTCTTCTCATTGGAATCTAGtctatatattattattcaatGGCTACAGCATAGATGGTGTTAGCTAGGAAAAACTAGCGCCATCATAAGAAGTACTTGAGGGAAAACATCAGCGACTGGCGAATTACACTAAGACTCTTCAAAGTGCTAATAAAATCTGTCCAATTTGTCTCTTAATCGAGGCTGAAAGAATAGCTGGCATCGTGCATGATGCAAGTGCATGTTGATTCAATTCTCActtgtactgcatatcatacTTTATTCAGTTTGGTGAACACACAGATCATCTGTGATGGTAGTGATTAGGCCTCACCATTACAAAACAGACCACATTTGGTACAGCACTGGGCACTCCCTAGACAGAAGCCCACATGCTGTGGGCTTCTTTTAAGCAACACTTTGcaaaaaattacacaaaatcaCACCTGGGAGTATACCTGCCCAGTTCTAACACTGTCTCTTCTGTTGGCCACTGGAGCAGTCAGGTGTTAACTGTTTCATTATAGGGCAACTCTTGGCGGTAATGAGGGAAAGACAAAGGCTACTATTTCACTTTTACACCCCAATTATCAAGCTGGTCCAAGGATTGAACTGACCACCTCACAGTCACAATACTCCTTCCCTAACTGCTTGCTCAAAGCAAGCACTGTTTTCCCCAATAAAATCTTAGTGCTGCGTTTCATTATTATGAGTTTGCCACCCTTTGCTTGATGCCTTCCATTTGGACATTGTACTGTGTGATGAAGCACTGCAGTGAGTTTGATTCCTCTTGT
This window encodes:
- the abhd8b gene encoding protein ABHD8, coding for MLTSFMEGLLCCLTSKSANVVVPVETSEPADGYEFVEVKPGRVLRVRHIIPDRPVVEEPTGQGGSVSCKRKITVYRNGQLFIENLGDRASAELKNCQNGETEPNSIVEVELTDCGNSSPPVTIPEARSESITAGKDGPSETGAGGEAPAAGQTEQSQQPRKRRRKPKRTVVIDCERKISACKGTHADVALFFIHGVGGSLDIWGSQLDFFSRLGYEVIAADLAGHGASSAPQIAAAYTFYALAEDMRLIFKRYARKRNILIGHSYGVSFCTFLAHEYPDQIHKMVMINGGGPTALEPSLCSIFNLPTCVLHCLSPLLAWSFLKAGFARQGAKEKQLLKDNNAFNVSSFVLRAMMSGQYWPEGDEIYHAELTVPILLVHGMHDKFVPVEEDQRMAEILLMAFLKVLEDGSHMVMMECPESVNTLLHEFLLWEPATPPPPKKDSKTRPETAKAQSDSTKTTSDPSKVRPATARQTSSNGGTDEKPDSKAKK